A single region of the Sphingobium sp. EP60837 genome encodes:
- a CDS encoding FtsB family cell division protein has product MAHIAKLRMLLFSAFGPAIAVLLLLFFAGYVVLGSNGVLAWGDYTRQLHRAQGELKSVQAQRNDLRNRVDLLNPRRVDPDLSDELIRRQLGVIHHDEVIVPLN; this is encoded by the coding sequence ATGGCGCACATCGCTAAGCTTCGCATGTTGTTGTTTTCGGCTTTCGGGCCAGCGATCGCGGTGCTTCTTCTTCTTTTCTTCGCCGGTTATGTCGTGCTCGGCTCTAACGGGGTTCTTGCGTGGGGCGATTACACGCGCCAGCTTCATCGCGCTCAAGGCGAGCTGAAGTCGGTTCAGGCGCAGCGGAATGATCTCCGCAATCGCGTGGATTTACTCAATCCGCGCCGCGTGGATCCTGATCTCAGCGATGAACTGATCCGCCGCCAGCTCGGCGTGATACATCATGATGAAGTGATCGTGCCGCTGAACTAA
- the eno gene encoding phosphopyruvate hydratase: MTAILDIHARQILDSRGNPTVEVDVMLEDGSFGRAAVPSGASTGAYEAVEKRDGDKSKYLGKGVLAAVAAVNDEIAEQLIGLDAEDQAEVDAAMIALDGTENKSRLGANAILGVSLATAKAAADARGLPLYRYVGGVSAHVLPVPMMNIINGGEHADNPIDFQEFMIMPVGADSLADAVRVGAEIFHTLKKGLHDKGLATSVGDEGGFAPNIASTRDALDFIMLSIEKAGYKPGDDVMLALDCAATEFFKNGKYEISGEGLSLSPVEMADYLAALCADYPIKSIEDGMSEDDFEGWKALTDKIGGKVQLVGDDLFVTNPKRLEMGIGKGLANSLLVKVNQIGSLTETLAAVDMAHRARYTAVMSHRSGETEDATIADLAVATNCGQIKTGSLARSDRLAKYNQLIRIEEELGDVAVYAGRSIFR; this comes from the coding sequence ATGACCGCCATTCTTGATATCCATGCCCGTCAGATTCTCGATAGCCGCGGCAATCCCACTGTCGAAGTCGATGTCATGCTGGAAGATGGCAGCTTCGGCCGCGCCGCCGTGCCCTCGGGCGCATCGACCGGCGCGTATGAGGCGGTTGAGAAGCGCGATGGGGACAAGAGCAAATATCTCGGCAAAGGCGTTCTCGCCGCTGTCGCCGCGGTCAATGACGAAATCGCCGAGCAACTGATCGGCCTCGATGCCGAGGATCAGGCCGAAGTCGATGCTGCGATGATCGCGCTCGATGGCACGGAGAATAAGAGCCGCCTCGGCGCCAACGCGATTCTGGGCGTCAGCCTCGCCACGGCCAAGGCGGCTGCGGATGCACGGGGCTTGCCTCTGTATCGCTATGTCGGCGGTGTGTCCGCTCACGTATTGCCGGTTCCGATGATGAACATCATCAACGGAGGCGAACACGCCGATAACCCGATCGATTTCCAGGAATTCATGATTATGCCGGTCGGGGCTGACAGTCTCGCGGACGCTGTGCGCGTGGGCGCGGAAATCTTCCACACGCTTAAGAAGGGCCTGCATGACAAGGGGTTGGCCACCTCGGTCGGCGATGAGGGTGGTTTTGCCCCCAATATTGCTTCGACCCGGGATGCGCTGGACTTCATCATGCTGTCGATCGAAAAGGCGGGCTATAAGCCCGGCGATGATGTGATGCTGGCACTGGATTGTGCAGCCACCGAATTCTTCAAGAACGGCAAGTACGAGATTTCGGGAGAGGGCCTGTCCCTGAGTCCCGTCGAGATGGCGGACTATCTGGCCGCGCTTTGCGCCGACTATCCAATCAAGTCGATCGAAGACGGGATGAGCGAGGATGACTTCGAGGGCTGGAAGGCGCTGACAGACAAGATTGGCGGTAAGGTCCAGTTGGTGGGTGATGACCTCTTTGTCACCAATCCGAAGCGCCTGGAGATGGGGATCGGCAAGGGTCTGGCTAACTCCCTTTTGGTGAAGGTGAACCAGATCGGTTCGCTGACGGAAACACTCGCTGCAGTCGATATGGCCCATCGTGCGCGTTACACTGCGGTTATGTCCCACCGCTCGGGCGAAACCGAGGATGCTACCATCGCCGACCTCGCCGTCGCCACCAATTGCGGGCAGATCAAGACGGGATCCCTGGCCCGTTCCGATCGGCTCGCCAAGTATAACCAGTTGATCCGCATCGAAGAAGAATTGGGTGATGTGGCCGTTTATGCGGGACGGTCTATCTTCCGCTAA